One genomic segment of Mytilus galloprovincialis chromosome 5, xbMytGall1.hap1.1, whole genome shotgun sequence includes these proteins:
- the LOC143076602 gene encoding neuferricin-like, whose amino-acid sequence MGLVIRLFTLVAILVAVFAVIFTVDIFKPYRQKIIDVIPDSIRNSVISISDVKRMKSGKVYTKEELSKYKGENGSPVYLAVLGHVFDVTKGKKHYGPGGGYEFFAGRDGTRGYVTGEFNDKGLIEDISGFTLSQIHSVNHWLQFYMKDYTFKGYLLGSYFDEHGNPSEVKLEFDRKLVFANKAEDEKKADIVMFPPCNSQFKAGQGKTLWCSNFSGGIQREWVGVPRQYFRPGETHARCACVKNIGPPSDQPDTKNHKNNGDLDNPGMKLYEGCDPNVDSCYFPE is encoded by the exons ATGGGTCTGGTTATACGTTTGTTTACATTAGTAGCAATCCTTGTAGCAGTGTTTGCAGTAATTTTTACAGTTGATATCTTCAAACCATATCGTCAGAAGATTATAGATGTTATTCCCGATTCCATAAGGAACAGTGTTATAAGTATTTCGGATGTCAAACGGATGAAATCGGGAAAAGTGTATACAAAAGAGGAATTGAGTAAATACAAAGGAGAAAATGGATCACCTGTGTATCTCGCTGTACTGGGACATGTATTTGATGTTACTAAAGGAAAGAAACATTATGGGCCAGGTGGAGGCTACGAATTCTTCGCTG gtAGAGATGGAACCCGAGGATACGTGACAGGTGAATTCAACGACAAAGGTTTGATAGAGGATATAAGCGGCTTCACATTAAGTCAAATACACAGCGTCAATCATTGGTTACAGTTTTACATGAAGGACTATACATTTAAAG gCTATCTACTTGGAAGTTATTTTGACGAGCATGGTAACCCTTCAGAAGTGAAGTTAGAATTTGATAGGAAGCTGGTTTTTGCCAACAAAGCAGAGGATGAGAAAAAGGCAGACATTGTAATGTTCCCGCCATGTAATTCTCAGTTTAAAGCAGGCCAAGGGAAGACATTGTGGTGTTCTAATTTCAG tggaGGAATTCAAAGAGAATGGGTCGGTGTTCCAAGACAGTATTTTAGACCAGGCGAGACTCATGCGCGATGTGCATGTGTAAAAAATATAGGTCCTCCATCTGATCAGCCTGATACTaagaatcacaaaaataatggTGATTTAGACAATCCTGGTATGAAATTGTACGAAGGATGTGATCCAAATGTTGATTCGTGTTACTTTCCAGAATAA